The genomic interval TTATGCGCTGGGCCAGAAGTATTACCCGGTACCCTACCATCTTCCACGCATTCTCACTTACATCGTAACGGCCGTACTGACGTTTTACCTGTATGATATACTGAACAGGACCCTGCTGTCTCCGGGCGACATCTATGCATTGAAGCCACTGCCACTGTTTGTGGCTACGGTCTTCTTTGGCGGCTATATCTGGTTCCTGCTGAAAATGGAAAAGAAGGAGTTTTCCAGACTCCCGCTGATCGGAAAATTTGTAAGCAGGATTTAAACCTCCCTGCTCCTGAAGAGTCTGAGTACTTACTGCAGGAAGGGGTTGTGCCGCTTTTCAAAACCAATAGTGGTGGACTGTCCGTGACCGGGATACACCCTTACCTCATCGGGCAATACGAACAATTTTTGCTGAATACTGTTAATTAAGGTTTGATGGCTGCCTCCAGGCAGGTCTGTACGGCCAATACTCTGGTAAAACAGCACATCTCCACCTATCAGGAACTGCTGGCTGGCGGAATAAAAACATACACTGCCCGGCGAATGACCAGGAGTCAACAACACTTCCAGCTCATCATCGCCAAAGCGTATTGTTTCTCCGTCTTCCAGGAACCGGACAGGTTCCGGAGAAGGTTCAAAGGGAATATTATACATTTTACCTATTTCTGGAGAACGGTCAAGTACAATTTTGTCCTGCGGATGTATTTCCAGGCCAACTCCATAGGTCTTCACAACCAGTCTGTTACCGAAAATATGGTCAATGTGGCAATGTGTGTTCAGGAGCCGTGTAACTTTCAAACCCTCTTTTTCGATATACGTGAGTAACTGTTTCCTTTCTTCTTCAAAATAACAGCCCGGGTCTATAATTATACAATCCCTTTTTTCGTTAATGAGTAAATAGGTATTTTCCTGAAACGGATTAAAGGTGAAATGTTGTATTTCCATCATTGTTGCCGATTTTTGCTATTTTTAATTCAGAACGCAATATTATCAATACTTTCTGTATGAACCGACTTACTACCAGGTTATTAATTACCGGTACCCTATTACTTGGCTCGTATCTATCCCAGGCACAGACCAATACCGTGGAATTTGGACAGAACCGCATACAGCATAAGAATTTTAAATGGCGTTACTATCAAACCCGTCATTTTAATACTTACT from Chitinophaga filiformis carries:
- a CDS encoding MBL fold metallo-hydrolase — encoded protein: MMEIQHFTFNPFQENTYLLINEKRDCIIIDPGCYFEEERKQLLTYIEKEGLKVTRLLNTHCHIDHIFGNRLVVKTYGVGLEIHPQDKIVLDRSPEIGKMYNIPFEPSPEPVRFLEDGETIRFGDDELEVLLTPGHSPGSVCFYSASQQFLIGGDVLFYQSIGRTDLPGGSHQTLINSIQQKLFVLPDEVRVYPGHGQSTTIGFEKRHNPFLQ